The Pseudarthrobacter defluvii DNA window CCCATGGGCCGGCAACTTGCCACGACGTGGCTGCCGCTCTGAATGTTCCTCCGCCTTCCTTGCACAGTCACTTTGCCCTCCTTCGTGAAGCGGGCATCCTGACACTTGCGTCAGAACGGTATGAGGCCGAGGTTGAGGAGATTCAAAGGCAGCACGCGTGCCTTGCAGCTGAGCTTCAACCTTCGGGCACGGACGGCAAGAATGGCGCCGCCGAAGTTTCTCACAATTCAATGTCGCAATTCCCCTCCGAAAATTGAGCCGGCACATCGCAGTGACGCGGGTGAACCAGATCTGACCGAGGTCCCCCCAAAACGCATCAAAACGGGCGGGGTTGTCGGCTTGCCATCAATCGCCAACAGCGGGGGTAGCTGCAAGTATTCTCGACGGCATCAGGGGTAGTGCATCTATGACGTGTACTAGGAAAACGACGATTGCCGTACCCGTCGTCTTTTAAGCTGGAACGCTTACTTCTCTGAAGATTTGAACGAACCCCTGGTACTAACTGCCAAAGATGTAGCCCGCCTTATCAAGCCCTCCGTACTCCTCTGACGCCACTCCCCTGTGGCTGTTCCTTCATTTTGGGGACCGGAATGATGCAGTCATCACATCAGCGGCACCCGCACCCTATGGGCTGCGGCACGCAGGGCATTCGAGGACAAGGCCGAGTCATACCACGGTGTGAAACCATGCTCGCTGGGTCCACTGCAGGGACTGAGACAAA harbors:
- a CDS encoding winged helix-turn-helix domain-containing protein, whose translation is MANIMMHRTRSQIIRFLIAHGPATCHDVAAALNVPPPSLHSHFALLREAGILTLASERYEAEVEEIQRQHACLAAELQPSGTDGKNGAAEVSHNSMSQFPSEN